TCGGACAAGCATACTGTTGGAGGTAAAATCAGAATACGAGTCATAGACAGTGACAGTATGTCGCACAAAGTCGACTTCTACTGCCACCCAATGGGACTGTCGAACATTATACGGGAGATAGACCTTGCGCACTTTCGTCCATGCTTGCGCATACCCATGTTGCCATGACCCATTGACAAAGTGGTGTACATTTTTGAGGTAGTTAGGGGGAGGGTGAACGGTGCTTGCAGCAGATTGTTTCCTCGTGACTCGTTTCCCACTTGGCATTGCAAACGGCTGTAAAAATTGCTGCAACCAAGTGTGACATACACGTTACATAAACCCAAACCAAAGCACCAAAAGGAGAGACCAACATGACTCCTACCAATGCAAGAACTGCAGTGACACAAAATATGGATACAAAATTACCTGCAGACAAAACTCGGCGGTTGTCCACTCCCTTCCAAATAGTTGCGGATGAGAGAGTTGTCTTTTGCGTATTAGAAACATGGCCATGTCAAGGTGCTGCTATTTCAGAACACAACAACCGCGTGAATATCACAAATTTGACACACATAGTCAATGTCATCAAATAAGAGATTGATCGAAATAAAGCCGGGTTCAAATTGTTACCCTCGAGCTCATCCATGCAGTTTCATCTAAcagtttgtaaaaaaaaatctgcccCAACTTCAAATGGTTCGAGCTCCAGCTCCGCACTACAAAAACAACACTTGCAAAggtaaattaaaatataatacacAAGTGGAACACCTTGTATAATATGACAATGACACACACATGTATAGTATAGCTGTGTATAAATTGTTTGCATACAtcaaaaaacaagtaaaatgGTTTTGCCAAGATACAAATCCTAACCTGATGTCAGTTTTCCAAGCCCTGCAAAGTTGTATGATAGCCTTCACATCGTCCATGGCCACGGGTTTTGTTGGATCAAAACGGGGCTGAGGTGTCTGTGCATGCAAATCAGTAaccttcctctttttcctgGAGGGATCGGTGAATGGACTCAACAATGGTGTCGCAGCCCGCTTAAGTCTGCACCCTTTGCCTTCACCATCTGGTTTCCGAACCGTGGCAGTAGCCTCGTTGTCCCCTTCATCCCCTTCATCACCAACCACAGTTATATTACATTTCATGGGAGGCCTGACCTTGCATCCCACCCCCTCAATTTCTGTCTTCTTCCAATCCTGTAACAAATGTAACATTGTTTTACAAATAACTCTATACCCATTCCCATCTTCCAGAGTAGGAAGGAGGGCATCTTCAACACTAGGAAGCTTCACATCTTCAGCGGTAGGAACCTTGTGAGGTTGTTGGTCCACTTGCCTCTCAGGAACTgaagtttcaatttcagtGTCTATGACTTCCATGGCTGGGAAGGGTTCCACTCCATCAGCAGGGACTTCTGGTTCCCTTGGAGCCCCTTCTTGATCTGAGGCTGGAAAGTGTTCCACTCCATCACCACAGACTGGTGCTTCCATTTCACCCCGTTCTGTATGCATGCCTGGGAAGGGTTCTACTCCATCAGCTGGAACTTGAGTGTCCATTTTAGGTGCTGCTGTAGTCGGACTAGTAGGTTCATTTACGGGTGACAAATCATTCTGCCCTCCGTCATTCATCTGGGCAGTACAGACTTCCTCATGGGCTTCtccaccataatttttttttaactcctCCATCTCCAACTTCAAATAATGTTCGACTTCAGCAATTTTTAGGGTCAAATCCCGAATagcctttttatttctttcacaCTCGTTCTCATGCTTCAAACAGTTCTTCTGTACAATAGCTTCCAAGTCACGAACTCTGTTCCTAAGCCCCCGATTTGAACTACGTAGCTTAGCCAACTCATCCTTAGTGCTGCGTAATTGATGCTTCAAACTGCGAACGTCATTAACAGACCCTTTGGCCTGCATACAGTTATAATGCAACAGTTACAAAGCTTACAAAAAACCACGAAACTATTTCCACTTCATTCCTATCGTATTCGCTATATTTTCACAACATTGGAAAAAGATCATGCTCACCTTAGAAGAGGAGGGAAGGGTGGCTGTTTCCTCAACATCCGCGTCTTTTTCTTCACTAGAAGTGCCGGTTTTTTCTTCGGCCTCATCCCCAAATAATTCAACCATTGGTTCTTCGTTGTCATCATCACCCCAACTCCAGTAAGGTTGTTGCTTCTCAATATCTGTTGGCCGGAGAAGTTGCACATCAACCTCCAattgaaacacaaaaaaaaaaaaatcagttaaCTTTGTACTTTTTCCTAATCATAACATCACTGATACAAACAGATCTAACctcaaagttttcaaaaacCTGACTCATAACCTCCCGAAAACGGGCCACCGTGTTGCTCCTCCAATGTAATATTCGAGGGATGTGCCTATTGTCTTCATGGACCGTGAAATGCAATGCTTCCAAAGCTGGGAACACTTCAAAGGCCCAAATCTGTTCACAACATTGAAACATCAATATATGTAAATGTATTTGCATCAAATAGTTAATTGCTGGATATGTGTTCACCTGAAGAGCGAAGCCAAACCCCCTTATGATGTACTCTCTTGGTCTACCACTTCNNNNNNNNNNNNNNNNNNNNNNNNNNNNNNNNNNNNNNNNNNNNNNNNNNNNNNNNNNNNNNNNNNNNNNNNNNNNNNNNNNNNNNNNNNNNNNNNNNNNNNNNNNNNNNNNNNNNNNNNNNNNNNNNNNNNNNNNNNNNNNNNNNNNNNNNNNNNNNNNNNNNNNNNNNNNNNNNNNNNNNNNNNNNNNNNNNNNNNNNNNNNNNNNNNNNNNNNNNNNNNNNNNNNNNNNNNNNNNNNNNNNNNNNNNNNNNNNNNNNNNNNNNNNNNNNNNNNNNNNNNNNNNNNNNNNNNNNNNNNNNNNNNNTGTGTGTAGGTCCAAAAGGGTGGCAGGTTTATTGGTGCTGAAGTATTTTCGCTTCAACGAGCAATTTTCATTTGTCGCCTTCGGAATGAAAGGGAGCTTTCCGAACCTTAGCCCCGTGATGAGGCAAAATTGTTGGGCTGTGAATTGTATCAACTTGTTACCCACAATGAATTTTATCCCGTTCACATGTGTAACTGTCTTAGGATCAGCCTTCCTCATCAACAGGCCGTGGACAATTTGTGAATTCCACTTCAGGTCCTCTATCAGTAAtagatgaccaaaacaacttcCCTCGAACCTCTGTAACTGCTGCGTATTGAACTTCGCTTTTATTGTTGTAATGGCGGTCCTTGTGTGTGAAAGGGCATATGGCTTTCCTTCGTACTTCTCATCCTCAGGAATCATAAGCTTTGCTTTACAAGCCATTCTCAAGTTCCCTGCACAACAACATCATACATATGGATCATTGGTTACCCATATTTCATACGTACATTACTCAAACTAATACTTTCAACCCATtttgatatatgtatatacatttgataaaaccataaatgtttttaagCCTCTTTTCTACTCTCCAACTCTCTCCACTCTCTCCTCTTCTCTACATTCCCTTCTGCCAAATGTACATCCCATTCcatcaaaaaaccaaataccaCCCAAgtctgaaaacaatttcatcaacCACGGATCCCCTTCATACAGGGTTTGGCCGAAATGGCTACAAGAATTACTCCAAATGCATCAATGCCTACTACAATATGCTTATATGCAATACAGTACCACACATGGAACATCAGTATTCACAGTTATGGACTCTGTGTGCAAACTAGACACGTCAAAATGTTACTGCAACTGCAAAACCTAGATGGATGAACATGCAATTTCTAAACAGATACTGAAGCCCcataaaataccattttcaGACATATATCACAAGCTGCAAGCAAGGAATAACAACACAATTTAGCACGTTTTATACAACAGGGAACAGAAAATTTCCACGGCAACTAACTTTAGtatttcaaaatcacataattAAACATTAACACTGGAAGGGTGCAAAATATGCTACTACGTGCTGAAACACCAATGATACCAACAAATTTACTTGTGCATTATTACTCAACACCTAATTCAGGGCCTACTGAGGTAATGGTGTGTTATAATGGAATAGCCCTTGGCACCAGAATAATTTCCCACACTAAATATGACTCATAAAATGGAAGTGAAAACAAGCATTGCCATAGAACCAATCCTATATGACAAATAGCAATTTGAGGCACTGCATCGTCCATACAGCAAAATCAATACACCAATACAAGTTTCATGGCAGCATGATCTACTTCACAGttaaattacattattattgCTATATCTCTAATTACTAAACTTCACAAATTCAGTCACAGGTTAGTGAAATTATCCTTCTCAAATGATAACcatacaaaaacacaaactagtcaataacaaatacaaaacccaCCTTAGAATAACTCCTTCTCTGCACAGAACCGAATACGAAATCCCAGCCACACCTACAGCAAATCGCGACTTTTGTCCTAACCGAGTCTCACAGGattgagaaggaggaggacGTTTGTGAACAAAGTCCTAaccgaaaccaaaatttagggtttttttaggCACTGAAGgagcagagaagaagagaacgaCGTCGATTCAAGACTCGAACTTAGAGGGAACTGAGACATCGTTTAAGGGAGAGAGCATTTCGCGATTAAACCCTCTCTTTCACCGTCAAGAGCCCCTCACCAAACCCTAACATTGACTGCAGACAGAGAACGACAGAGTGCTCCTTAGGTTTTCGTGACACAGGGAGAAAtagagtggtggtggtcgATGGACACAGAAACCGccgagagaggaagagaaccGTGACTGAAAGCTGAGAAAGGGAGACAAGCCTGCGTTAGGTCGCCAATCAAAGGCCAATAACGGGTTGatacatgtgcttttatatggaggGCAGTTTGGTCATTTCACGTTCACAAGTGATTATTTGAGAACAGAATTTGTAAGCTGATTATTTCAGAATACCACTTTTAAAAAGTGATTATATCAGCTTATTTCCCAAGTATAAATCCCAAACCCCAGAATTCTTGAGGCAAAAACATAAGATTTGGATTGTTCTACGTACACAGGATCTTCATTGAGAATGGCACTCGAAACTGCTCTTGGCAACCGTCTTGTATAGTTtgaaaacaaaccaaaccaaaatacGTGAAGAAAGAGAACTCAGATTTCATCTATTCACAATCCCACATCGATAGAATAGGCAACAGTTAAGCACCTAATATACCCAAGTATTGGCTTTGGATGTGCCGAGCTCAGTCACGCGAGCTTGTGACCCATTGTGGGGGCAATAAAGATGGTTTGGAAGGGGAATAGGAGCGCGAGGACAACCCGCGGCACGTGAGCGCACATGAGGGGCACAGTGGGCCCTTGTCGGTGTGCCAATCTGGGTGCAAAGGAGGTAGGAAGAGGAATTGGTCGCCCTGAAGTGCAGGCCGTTTCGGCTAGGCCAGCCCTAAAGTGCAGGCCGTCAAGAATATTCTTCCGCCTGTGAAGATGGAAGATGTAATTTGCAGCATGCTGTAAAGCTCGTTGGCTTACCAGAGCAGCGAGAAGACACTCTTACTGCATTACTCCCTCCAGAGTGGATCCTCACTCGCCGGCACCCCTCATGTAGCCACCCACCGTGGGCCCCTACTCTTCAACCCCCGACGTCCATCTTTTTGTGTATGTGGTTTCCCTAATATAAGTTAATAATTAGATGTTTAatagaatttaattttttattgatataaatggtttttctttcttgggaATTTTTGaatatggtgtttttttctctttgatttctaaatgaattttgtttggttttgaagGGGTTTCCTAATTAGAGGTTTAATAAAcgaacttttaaaaaaaacccaaatttcaaaaattaagtTTGAACTTTTAAGGATTAATTGTGAGAGAATTTAAAAACTTGATGTGTACTTTCTTGAGGTGAGATGAGGgctctttttatttaaaaataattatgtaaTGGTTTTGTGCTTCTTGTTAAGGTTTCCTAGCTAGTTAACTGCCtcaattaaaattagaaaTCCGGTAAGCGAAAATCCAAGAAGCAAATCACTAGAAGTTGGAGTTGGAAAATCTCAGAGTAAATGTtcatctttttaaatatacaCAAATGTTGAAAGTTAAATCACTGCACGTAGTTACGTGGGTTTGTGACTCAATGTGAAAGCGATAAAGATGGACTTGGAAGGGTGTAAAGGTTTCTCTGGGTATGAAGGGGCTGAAacgatattttattttctccctATAATCCGCTCTATGGTTGTTATATGGGCTAGGGCGGCCTTTCTCTATCTCGATTGGGTCTGGGTGTCCTTAGAGCTTCTCCAGCGCCACGGGCTGGCCCGGGCAACAGGCCCCAAGCAGCCCAAGAAGACCTCCAGCGCAGCCAAAGAAGCCCGGGCAACAGGCGGGTCCCACGAGCccgggcaggcccaagggcGAAATTCGACTAGGCTCGAGCCCGAGTTTAGGTGACGTCACGACGACGTCAGTGcagtaaattcaaatttttttactgttggcgCGTGTAATACACGcgccaacagtaaaaaaaatttgactgaaGTGCGCTGACGTCGTCGTGACGTCTGCGCTGACGTCACCACCAACGGTTACCTGCCACGTGTCGGCACCGGGTGGCTccgattggatttttttcagaaatcctacggttctcatttttttggccaaaaaaatttaaaaaaaatcctaaaaaatccgaaaaaattctgaaatttttttaaaaaaaaataccaaaaatttatgtattttttccctataaatacctaaccattttatctactttcaacaccaaatcttcatacaatttcttctccatacaatattttctattctccactcacataattcattttccacaccaaatctccatacaaac
This is a stretch of genomic DNA from Prunus dulcis unplaced genomic scaffold, ALMONDv2, whole genome shotgun sequence. It encodes these proteins:
- the LOC117613182 gene encoding uncharacterized protein LOC117613182, translating into MSSRHLDMAMFLIRKRQLSHPQLFGREWTTAEFCLQQFLQPFAMPSGKRVTRKQSAASTVHPPPNYLKNVHHFVNGSWQHGYAQAWTKVRKVYLPYNVRQSHWVAVEVDFVRHTVTVYDSYSDFTSNSMLVRFMEPITHTLAKVLHEMRFYEKSEVEAVKRKGTDMSNFNPFTICRISDVPQQTDGTSCGIMTVKFIEYLSAGIPLHTIDPSKFGYYRLKLAIEALRGEAYV